A genomic segment from Chitinophaga niabensis encodes:
- a CDS encoding S41 family peptidase, with protein MKGIILIIILSTGFAQAQQTVIEKTAQLIKAHYVSEEKGAKIAEHLLQQYKAGTFNTKPLDSVVTAVLQRFSHDGHLYLRYDPQPLKEEESDENLFYYGPKAIENNYGFREVKVLDGNIGYIKLSEINISDKSLPLLYAAMRFVTNTKALIIDLQYNGGGGSNIGAVLESYFLPKNTQLLEFKSRTGGVEVERTVTWLTEERYNKPLYILVNGRTASAAEAFAYVLQARKRAKIVGQTSAGGANMNQFYRVNNEYYVSVSIAAPALPGTDSSWEQKGVQPDQVTQPGEEIKVVRELISADRTVTATGRELTSPGKTATGTSTSPGKSIPTATGTITSSGNTTTQPHSQ; from the coding sequence ATGAAAGGCATAATACTGATCATCATATTGAGCACCGGTTTTGCTCAGGCCCAGCAAACGGTTATAGAGAAAACTGCGCAGCTGATCAAAGCGCACTATGTATCTGAAGAAAAGGGGGCTAAGATCGCCGAACACCTGTTGCAGCAATACAAGGCCGGCACTTTCAACACCAAACCCCTCGATTCTGTAGTCACTGCCGTACTACAGCGTTTCAGCCACGACGGGCATCTCTATTTACGCTACGACCCCCAGCCCCTCAAAGAGGAAGAAAGTGATGAAAATCTTTTCTACTATGGCCCCAAAGCCATAGAAAATAATTACGGTTTCCGGGAAGTGAAGGTACTGGATGGCAACATTGGTTACATAAAACTTTCCGAGATCAATATCTCCGATAAAAGCCTGCCACTGCTCTATGCTGCTATGCGGTTTGTAACCAATACAAAAGCCCTTATCATAGACCTTCAATACAATGGTGGCGGTGGCAGCAATATTGGTGCTGTGCTGGAAAGTTACTTCCTCCCAAAGAACACCCAATTACTGGAATTCAAAAGCAGAACGGGTGGTGTAGAAGTAGAAAGAACAGTCACCTGGCTTACAGAGGAGAGATACAACAAACCCCTCTACATCCTGGTGAATGGCAGAACAGCATCTGCTGCAGAAGCCTTTGCCTATGTATTACAAGCTCGTAAAAGAGCGAAGATCGTAGGCCAGACCTCTGCAGGCGGTGCTAATATGAATCAATTCTACCGTGTGAATAATGAATACTATGTGTCTGTTTCCATTGCAGCACCTGCATTACCCGGAACGGATAGTTCCTGGGAGCAGAAGGGTGTTCAGCCGGACCAGGTAACCCAACCGGGAGAAGAGATCAAAGTGGTCAGGGAACTCATATCCGCAGATAGAACGGTAACTGCAACAGGCAGGGAACTTACTTCCCCCGGTAAAACGGCAACCGGAACATCTACTTCCCCCGGTAAATCAATACCCACAGCAACCGGAACAATTACTTCCTCCGGTAACACAACAACACAACCCCATTCGCAATAG
- a CDS encoding DUF1772 domain-containing protein, producing the protein MKTLTRFIALIATGLLAGSFFYGYVNLVPAFYEVPVNIHLIFRVQLMNHNGITVQTLMGFSIIAPLVYAYLFRNKFALLAAGLALTSLLVTRFGNVPINQLMRTWAPDAPPANWQDLLHKWDNFNLVRTIAGVGCFISMLIADRHQ; encoded by the coding sequence ATGAAAACGCTTACGAGGTTTATTGCATTGATCGCTACCGGGTTGCTGGCCGGTTCTTTCTTTTATGGTTATGTGAACCTGGTCCCTGCTTTTTATGAAGTACCTGTAAATATCCATCTCATTTTCCGGGTGCAGCTCATGAACCATAATGGCATTACGGTGCAGACACTTATGGGTTTTTCCATTATTGCACCTTTGGTGTATGCATATCTGTTCCGGAATAAATTTGCACTCTTAGCGGCAGGGCTTGCATTAACTTCCTTACTGGTAACAAGGTTCGGGAATGTACCCATCAATCAGCTCATGAGAACCTGGGCGCCGGATGCACCTCCTGCGAATTGGCAGGACCTGCTGCACAAATGGGATAACTTTAACCTTGTACGTACCATTGCCGGAGTAGGCTGTTTTATTTCTATGCTGATCGCAGACCGCCATCAGTAA
- a CDS encoding dihydrofolate reductase family protein, which yields MSKIVVSTWVTLDGVFDANSMNEWFAPFDSLERQQYIRESIHGSDALLLGRTTYEMLSSYWPNLKNNEMDIAAKLNSMPKYVVSSSLKEATWENSEIISLEEIKKLEGEIQVEGSSILAESLMKADLVDEIRLLVHPVIMGTGKRFFRDEMHMKGMELVKTAPIANGVVLLCYRRK from the coding sequence ATGAGCAAAATAGTAGTTTCAACATGGGTAACGCTGGATGGCGTTTTTGATGCAAATTCAATGAATGAGTGGTTTGCGCCTTTTGACAGCCTGGAGCGTCAGCAATATATCCGGGAAAGTATTCATGGCAGTGATGCGTTGTTGCTGGGGCGTACCACTTACGAGATGTTATCTTCTTACTGGCCCAACCTGAAGAACAATGAAATGGATATTGCGGCTAAGCTGAACAGCATGCCGAAGTATGTGGTTTCTTCTTCTCTCAAAGAGGCAACCTGGGAAAATTCGGAGATCATTAGTTTGGAAGAAATTAAAAAGCTGGAAGGGGAGATCCAGGTGGAAGGGAGTTCCATTCTCGCGGAATCCCTGATGAAGGCTGATCTGGTGGATGAGATCCGTTTACTGGTGCATCCCGTGATCATGGGAACGGGGAAACGTTTCTTCCGGGATGAGATGCATATGAAAGGGATGGAGCTGGTGAAAACCGCACCTATTGCGAATGGGGTTGTGTTGTTGTGTTACCGGAGGAAGTAA
- a CDS encoding GNAT family N-acetyltransferase: MTPTIVHVEPVLTVHSVEETIKYWQEVFGFPDKWMWGDPPTHGAVSWHGAQVQFSHDPSLAATSRGNAIFVRVRQLETLYDFHKEKGADIVAPLENKPWGMAGYTVRDLNGYYIDFGGQTITIRQKSQSSLPSYIQVLKRTPTPEEFRRLAISVGWADPERDRLDKIAAMLDPVIHSVVAVNGDTGEAVGCALLLGDKVTFYYVKDVMVHPDWQGKRIGTAMMKTLIDLVDDDIMVTLISGEDLASFYQQFDFIPTFGMIRFKRISDDK, encoded by the coding sequence ATGACACCAACAATTGTTCACGTAGAACCAGTACTAACTGTACACAGTGTAGAGGAAACCATTAAATATTGGCAGGAGGTCTTTGGCTTCCCCGATAAATGGATGTGGGGAGACCCACCTACACATGGTGCTGTTTCCTGGCATGGCGCCCAGGTACAGTTCTCTCACGATCCTTCACTGGCAGCCACTTCCAGGGGCAATGCCATCTTCGTCCGGGTAAGGCAACTGGAAACCCTATACGATTTCCACAAGGAAAAGGGAGCCGACATCGTTGCACCCCTCGAAAATAAACCCTGGGGCATGGCTGGTTACACCGTTCGCGACCTTAACGGTTATTACATTGATTTTGGCGGGCAAACCATCACCATCCGGCAAAAAAGTCAGAGCAGTTTACCTTCCTACATCCAGGTCCTGAAAAGAACACCCACTCCGGAAGAGTTCAGGCGTTTAGCCATCTCAGTGGGATGGGCAGATCCTGAAAGGGATAGATTGGACAAGATCGCAGCCATGCTCGACCCTGTAATACATTCTGTAGTAGCGGTAAACGGCGATACCGGAGAAGCTGTGGGATGCGCCCTGTTACTCGGAGATAAAGTAACTTTCTATTATGTAAAGGACGTAATGGTACATCCCGACTGGCAGGGCAAACGCATTGGCACCGCCATGATGAAAACACTGATAGACCTGGTGGATGACGATATCATGGTCACCCTTATCTCCGGAGAAGACCTCGCTTCTTTTTATCAGCAATTTGATTTTATTCCGACCTTTGGGATGATCCGCTTTAAAAGGATCTCCGATGATAAGTAA
- a CDS encoding AraC family transcriptional regulator: protein MKRTPNIRSLYLPVQPGPEHPAEGVGYQEILPDVRLQDYIYCYWQLKTRYPLTSPFHYRVIADGCMDVYFELEEPDKSYVMGFTNSFVEFELAKTFNYVGVRFFPSMFPQLYKISAAGLSNRAECLENVLPAVAKFLADSFSADLSPENLKALLDEHFLRHVSNIRIDADSRLYESIERILQNGGTMSVEKELPQGISVRQLRRLFEFYIGDTPKEFSRVVRFQKTLQAPEDYLNAGYYDQAHFIKEFKHLYGLTPGKALLK from the coding sequence TTGAAAAGGACGCCTAACATACGATCGCTCTATCTGCCTGTACAGCCCGGTCCTGAACATCCGGCTGAAGGGGTAGGATACCAGGAGATCCTTCCTGATGTAAGGTTACAGGACTATATCTACTGTTATTGGCAGCTTAAAACCAGGTATCCATTAACATCTCCTTTCCATTACCGGGTTATCGCAGACGGCTGTATGGATGTTTATTTTGAGCTGGAAGAGCCGGATAAAAGTTATGTGATGGGCTTTACAAATTCCTTTGTAGAGTTTGAGTTGGCAAAGACTTTCAACTATGTTGGGGTACGGTTCTTTCCCAGTATGTTCCCACAGTTGTATAAGATCAGCGCGGCCGGGCTAAGCAACCGGGCAGAGTGTTTGGAGAATGTGTTGCCGGCAGTGGCAAAATTCCTGGCGGATTCCTTTTCTGCCGATCTATCTCCGGAAAACCTGAAAGCCTTACTGGATGAGCATTTTCTGCGTCACGTTTCAAATATCCGTATTGATGCAGATAGCCGTTTGTATGAATCCATTGAGCGCATACTGCAGAACGGGGGGACGATGAGCGTGGAGAAAGAGTTGCCACAGGGCATCAGTGTCCGGCAGTTGAGGCGTTTATTTGAGTTCTATATAGGGGATACACCCAAGGAGTTTTCCAGGGTGGTACGATTCCAGAAAACGCTGCAGGCGCCGGAAGATTACCTGAACGCAGGGTATTACGACCAGGCCCATTTTATCAAAGAGTTCAAACATCTCTATGGCCTTACACCCGGCAAGGCCCTTCTGAAGTAA
- a CDS encoding VOC family protein: MKRLLLMLAFSLFITNLYAQMKLNAGIVTSKITESKKFYTEVLGFGVTFENDFYLLLHTPNKQAEISFLLPEHASQQPLFRAPFAGKGVYLTIEVDNVNEVYEKMKAKKVDIKIAIRDEPWGDRHFAIQDPNGVGIDIVTYKAVPL, translated from the coding sequence ATGAAACGTTTACTTTTAATGCTTGCTTTCTCTTTATTCATCACTAATCTTTATGCACAAATGAAACTCAATGCAGGGATCGTAACGTCTAAGATCACGGAAAGTAAAAAGTTCTATACGGAAGTGCTGGGCTTCGGTGTAACCTTTGAAAACGACTTCTACTTATTACTCCATACGCCCAATAAGCAGGCAGAGATCAGTTTCCTGCTGCCGGAGCATGCTTCCCAGCAACCCCTGTTCCGGGCCCCCTTTGCCGGTAAAGGTGTTTACCTGACCATAGAGGTGGATAACGTGAACGAGGTGTACGAAAAAATGAAGGCCAAAAAGGTGGACATTAAAATAGCGATCAGGGATGAACCCTGGGGCGACCGTCACTTTGCCATACAGGACCCCAACGGGGTAGGCATAGATATCGTTACCTACAAAGCGGTACCTTTATAA
- a CDS encoding iron chaperone, giving the protein MKAKDIDAYIAGFPREVREPLKEIRAAIKMAAPSLEEAIKYDMPTFMLDGKNLFHFAAFKHHISFFGATVENEELAPYKHGKGTLQFPLNKPMPLDLVSRIVTAKINQRNI; this is encoded by the coding sequence ATGAAAGCAAAAGATATTGATGCTTATATCGCTGGTTTCCCCAGGGAGGTCCGTGAACCGTTGAAAGAAATAAGGGCTGCCATTAAAATGGCAGCTCCTTCTTTGGAAGAGGCTATCAAATACGATATGCCTACTTTCATGCTGGATGGGAAGAATCTCTTTCACTTTGCGGCATTTAAACATCATATCAGTTTTTTTGGAGCAACCGTTGAAAATGAAGAGCTTGCGCCTTATAAACATGGAAAGGGTACCCTGCAGTTTCCGTTAAACAAGCCTATGCCCTTAGACCTGGTCAGCAGGATCGTTACTGCTAAAATTAATCAACGTAATATTTAG
- a CDS encoding GrpB family protein, which yields MISKTIKVEAYSDQWPLTFLHLQAKFNQHLEHLIDRIEHVGSTAVPGLAAKPVIDIDIIINDKSRFEEITAILKTLGYTHEGDRGIPGREAFSGPSQPAHHLYVCLADSISLKNHLLLRNYLRSHPEKATAYGELKKQLAQKYPDNIDLYVENKTAFITSILEETGIDPDNLQEITAQNKARK from the coding sequence ATGATAAGTAAAACAATTAAGGTCGAAGCCTACTCAGATCAATGGCCATTAACCTTCTTACACCTACAGGCCAAATTTAACCAACACCTGGAACACCTGATCGACCGCATTGAACATGTTGGCAGTACTGCCGTACCCGGCCTTGCCGCTAAACCTGTTATTGATATAGATATCATTATTAATGATAAAAGCCGCTTCGAAGAAATTACAGCCATCTTAAAAACACTGGGGTACACACACGAAGGAGACAGAGGTATTCCCGGAAGAGAAGCATTTTCAGGGCCATCGCAACCCGCCCATCATTTATATGTTTGCCTGGCGGATAGCATCAGCCTGAAGAACCACCTGCTCTTACGCAACTATCTCCGCTCCCATCCTGAGAAGGCAACAGCTTATGGCGAGTTAAAAAAACAACTGGCCCAAAAGTATCCGGATAACATTGATCTATACGTAGAAAATAAAACGGCTTTTATCACCAGCATACTTGAAGAAACTGGTATCGATCCTGATAATTTGCAGGAAATTACCGCGCAGAATAAAGCCAGGAAATAA
- a CDS encoding tautomerase family protein, translating into MPYLQLDVNDHYPVATKQLLAKRMGALYADIMKADVNRITITIRELGEGAVWRCNAGTPVPAALLMCDIRRGRPVETRAALAEALMACCEEVLGLQRLNIVFTQHSGDEMYHPQLGGWSEDWKEE; encoded by the coding sequence ATGCCGTATCTACAATTGGATGTGAATGATCATTATCCTGTTGCCACCAAACAATTGCTGGCTAAAAGAATGGGGGCTCTTTATGCGGACATCATGAAGGCGGATGTGAACAGGATCACCATCACCATCAGGGAGCTGGGGGAAGGGGCAGTCTGGCGTTGCAATGCAGGAACGCCTGTTCCCGCAGCATTGCTGATGTGTGATATCAGGCGCGGCCGGCCGGTGGAAACAAGGGCTGCTTTGGCAGAAGCACTGATGGCCTGTTGTGAAGAGGTGTTGGGGTTGCAGCGGTTGAATATAGTGTTCACACAGCATTCGGGAGATGAAATGTATCATCCCCAACTGGGCGGTTGGAGTGAAGATTGGAAGGAGGAATGA
- a CDS encoding AraC family transcriptional regulator → MKRENLHEPFSIEVIETLDVCPKSGHTHNFFELVYILSGTGTQCINNNTSRYHEGHMFLITPEDCHSFQIETTTSFFFLRFSNIYLQSNSIHTDNVQRLEFILQNANHQPGCILKNQVDKSLVHPLIEAVIREYVNRDCYNRELIQHLVNTLIVVVARNISKYMPQQVGEQTDEKALDILSYIQNNIYYPEKIRTEVISKEFGVSESYLGRYFKRQTNETMQQYVSSYRMKMIEHRLLHSDMRMGEIVTEFGFTDESHLNKFFRKNKGISPTVFRKSSRMPV, encoded by the coding sequence ATGAAACGGGAAAATCTGCACGAACCATTTTCTATTGAGGTGATTGAAACGCTGGATGTATGTCCCAAATCCGGGCATACGCATAACTTCTTTGAACTGGTGTACATCCTTTCGGGGACAGGTACCCAGTGTATCAATAACAATACCTCCCGGTATCACGAAGGGCATATGTTCCTGATCACGCCGGAAGACTGTCATTCCTTCCAGATTGAAACCACTACTTCCTTCTTCTTTTTACGGTTTTCCAATATCTATCTTCAGTCGAACAGTATTCATACAGATAATGTTCAAAGGCTGGAATTTATCCTGCAGAATGCCAACCATCAACCCGGCTGTATCCTGAAGAACCAGGTGGATAAAAGCCTGGTGCATCCTTTAATAGAGGCGGTGATCAGGGAATATGTGAACAGGGATTGTTATAACCGGGAACTGATCCAGCACCTGGTGAATACGCTGATCGTAGTAGTGGCCCGCAATATTTCCAAATACATGCCACAGCAGGTGGGTGAACAAACAGATGAAAAGGCATTGGACATCCTTTCCTATATTCAAAACAATATCTATTACCCGGAGAAGATCAGGACCGAAGTGATCAGTAAGGAATTTGGTGTGTCTGAATCTTACCTGGGGCGGTATTTTAAACGGCAGACGAACGAAACCATGCAGCAATACGTTAGCAGCTACCGGATGAAAATGATAGAACACCGGCTGCTGCACAGCGATATGCGTATGGGGGAGATCGTTACGGAGTTTGGTTTTACGGATGAAAGCCACCTGAATAAGTTCTTCAGGAAGAACAAAGGCATCAGCCCTACCGTTTTCCGGAAATCGAGCCGTATGCCCGTTTAA
- a CDS encoding NADP-dependent oxidoreductase, protein MKAITLNGPGGTEQLRVTELPQRVAQDGEVVVQVKAFSINPVDIKTRNGKALMGRLKDENPIILGWDISGIVTAVGANVTDFKEGDAVFGMVNFPGHGKAYAEYVVSPAAHLTLKPGNISHEEAAAATLAALTAWQALVTHAKIKSGDKILVHAAAGGVGHYAVQIAKYLGAHVTGTSSAANKEFILGLGADVHIDYKSQRFEEVTGGLDLVLDAFGGDMIERSLEVIKPGGQLITLPTGAVEGLKEKSEAKGINGYHFMVSSNGKDMASLAELLEKGIVKSHVSQVFPFTEIVKAHQQVETGRTVGKVIVRP, encoded by the coding sequence ATGAAAGCTATCACATTAAACGGACCCGGGGGCACAGAACAGCTCCGGGTTACAGAACTCCCCCAGCGTGTTGCGCAGGATGGAGAGGTTGTAGTACAGGTTAAAGCCTTCAGCATCAATCCTGTTGATATCAAAACAAGGAATGGTAAAGCGTTGATGGGCAGGTTAAAAGACGAAAACCCCATTATACTGGGCTGGGATATTTCAGGTATCGTAACGGCAGTAGGCGCAAACGTTACTGATTTCAAAGAAGGGGATGCCGTTTTTGGGATGGTTAATTTTCCCGGGCATGGTAAAGCTTATGCGGAATATGTAGTCTCACCGGCAGCACATCTTACTTTGAAACCGGGTAATATCAGTCATGAAGAAGCTGCGGCCGCTACCCTGGCAGCACTCACAGCCTGGCAGGCATTAGTAACACACGCAAAGATCAAATCCGGCGATAAGATCTTAGTGCATGCAGCAGCTGGTGGTGTGGGCCATTATGCTGTACAGATAGCCAAATATCTCGGGGCACATGTAACAGGTACTTCTTCTGCTGCCAATAAAGAATTTATATTAGGACTGGGCGCGGATGTACACATCGATTATAAAAGCCAGCGCTTTGAAGAAGTGACTGGTGGCCTTGATCTTGTACTGGATGCATTTGGTGGGGATATGATAGAACGCTCCCTGGAAGTGATAAAACCCGGTGGCCAGTTGATCACTTTACCTACAGGAGCAGTAGAAGGATTGAAAGAAAAGTCTGAAGCCAAAGGAATTAACGGCTATCACTTTATGGTATCTTCCAACGGAAAGGATATGGCCAGCCTGGCGGAGTTGTTGGAAAAAGGGATAGTTAAGTCTCATGTATCCCAGGTGTTCCCTTTTACGGAGATAGTGAAAGCGCATCAGCAGGTGGAGACAGGGAGAACTGTTGGGAAAGTTATTGTCAGACCATAA
- a CDS encoding DUF1349 domain-containing protein, with translation MKQLVIIACVLFSNGLKAQTMKWFNEPKKWTNNSALAVTVDPGTDYWQVTHYGFKRDNGPFYYQEQEGDFEASVKITGQYKELFHQAGLMIRIDAKNWIKTGIEYVDGVQNVSAVVTREVSDWSVVPRHDSPKSMWLKLLRKGDYVQIEYSFDNKDFKMLRLAYFPPKVKVQIGPVAAAPGKEKFDVVFEDFKVIKK, from the coding sequence ATGAAACAACTGGTTATTATTGCGTGTGTATTATTTTCAAACGGATTGAAAGCGCAAACAATGAAATGGTTTAATGAGCCTAAAAAATGGACAAATAATTCAGCTTTAGCAGTGACCGTGGATCCCGGTACAGATTACTGGCAGGTGACGCATTATGGCTTTAAGCGGGATAACGGACCGTTCTATTACCAGGAGCAGGAAGGGGATTTTGAAGCCAGTGTGAAGATCACGGGGCAGTATAAAGAACTGTTCCACCAGGCTGGACTGATGATCCGTATCGATGCAAAGAACTGGATCAAAACAGGGATCGAGTATGTGGATGGTGTGCAGAATGTGAGCGCGGTGGTAACGAGGGAGGTATCTGATTGGTCTGTAGTGCCAAGGCACGATAGTCCCAAAAGCATGTGGTTGAAACTATTGCGCAAAGGGGATTATGTGCAGATCGAATATTCTTTTGACAATAAAGATTTTAAAATGCTGCGGCTGGCTTATTTTCCACCGAAGGTGAAAGTGCAGATAGGGCCTGTGGCTGCAGCTCCCGGGAAGGAAAAGTTTGATGTGGTGTTTGAGGATTTTAAAGTGATAAAAAAGTAA
- a CDS encoding GlxA family transcriptional regulator, whose protein sequence is MRTLTILVPEGQDNLTSVVGAYKFFTKANAYFKKEVFHIQLAGVTKEVDLYDGLFAIRPQTHIRDIEKTDLIIIPALAHNNIPNVLARNAEAISWIKQQRKQGAEIASICTGAFLLASTGLLKGRVCSTHWNAAGKFAELFPDVDLQTDKIITDEQGIYTNGGAFSFMNLLLYLIEKYYDRATAVFCAKVFQVDIDRSSQSPFTIFNGQKDHADEEIRKAQNYLESNLSDKISMDELASSLAISRRNFDRRFIKATGNTPIEYQQRVKIELAKKSLESGRKTINEVMYEVGYADTKAFRDLFKKITGLAPIDYRNKYNKDAAVNENY, encoded by the coding sequence ATGCGAACGCTCACTATTCTAGTACCTGAAGGACAGGATAATCTAACCAGTGTGGTAGGTGCCTATAAGTTCTTCACCAAAGCGAATGCTTATTTCAAAAAGGAAGTATTTCATATACAACTGGCAGGTGTTACCAAAGAAGTAGACCTTTATGATGGTTTATTCGCCATCCGCCCGCAAACCCATATCCGGGACATTGAGAAAACAGATCTGATCATCATCCCTGCCCTGGCTCATAACAATATTCCCAATGTACTGGCCAGGAATGCGGAAGCGATCAGCTGGATAAAGCAACAACGTAAACAGGGGGCAGAAATAGCCAGCATATGCACAGGCGCTTTCCTGCTTGCATCCACCGGGCTGTTGAAAGGCAGGGTCTGCTCCACCCATTGGAATGCTGCCGGCAAATTCGCTGAACTCTTCCCGGATGTAGACCTGCAAACAGATAAAATAATCACGGATGAACAAGGCATTTATACCAACGGGGGTGCTTTCTCTTTCATGAACCTGCTCTTATACCTGATCGAAAAGTACTACGACAGGGCAACCGCTGTATTCTGCGCCAAAGTGTTCCAGGTAGATATAGACCGCAGCAGCCAATCCCCTTTCACCATTTTCAACGGACAAAAAGATCATGCGGATGAAGAGATCCGCAAAGCGCAGAACTACCTGGAAAGTAATCTCTCCGATAAGATCTCCATGGACGAACTGGCCAGCAGCCTTGCTATCAGCAGGCGTAACTTCGATCGCCGTTTCATCAAAGCAACAGGCAATACGCCCATTGAATATCAGCAACGGGTGAAAATAGAACTCGCCAAAAAATCATTGGAATCCGGCCGTAAAACCATCAATGAAGTGATGTATGAAGTGGGCTATGCGGATACCAAAGCATTCCGCGATCTCTTTAAAAAGATCACCGGCCTGGCTCCCATAGATTACAGGAATAAGTACAACAAAGATGCGGCGGTGAATGAAAATTACTGA
- a CDS encoding helix-turn-helix domain-containing protein, which translates to MNTQALQPDPSVAHYISNILVIENSDPYCDVALPLIANGYPSIVALNGDYLHLYGQCVKPAELILRGRFMMIAYFIYPHALKTLFGFDAKELTDIHIDLSLTQPARGMCLQEQLANAAALPARVQFLNSYIQKLAEPIRGVHEGILYATDAIRKSDGLVPLKDIRNELHITERTFQRLFEFHVGISPKLFSKICQFNAAFQQINYQQFSRLTDVAYQFGYADQSHLIRDFQKFTLTSPSEYLKRSAPYR; encoded by the coding sequence ATGAACACACAGGCCTTACAACCGGATCCTTCCGTTGCTCATTATATCAGCAACATCCTGGTGATCGAAAATTCCGATCCGTACTGTGATGTGGCGCTACCCCTGATAGCTAACGGGTATCCCAGTATTGTTGCCCTGAATGGGGATTACCTTCATCTGTACGGCCAATGTGTTAAACCTGCCGAACTTATTCTCAGGGGGCGTTTCATGATGATTGCCTATTTTATTTACCCGCATGCATTAAAAACATTGTTCGGCTTTGATGCCAAAGAACTGACGGATATCCATATTGATCTCTCCCTTACCCAGCCTGCCCGGGGCATGTGTTTACAGGAACAACTGGCCAATGCTGCTGCTTTACCTGCGCGGGTACAATTCCTGAATAGTTATATACAAAAGCTGGCCGAGCCTATCCGTGGTGTACATGAAGGCATCCTTTATGCTACAGATGCCATCCGGAAAAGTGATGGCCTGGTTCCGCTCAAGGACATCCGGAACGAATTACATATAACCGAGCGGACCTTCCAACGGTTATTTGAATTCCATGTGGGTATATCACCCAAGTTGTTCAGTAAGATCTGCCAGTTCAATGCAGCATTCCAGCAGATCAACTACCAGCAATTCTCCCGGCTCACGGATGTGGCCTACCAGTTTGGTTATGCAGACCAAAGCCATCTTATCCGTGATTTTCAGAAGTTTACCCTTACTTCTCCCAGTGAATATTTAAAACGTTCTGCTCCTTACCGCTAG
- a CDS encoding helix-turn-helix domain-containing protein, with amino-acid sequence MLKLERSRYLGTNVHSFSTGGLTISETLYHQKVFEGWHYHENHHITLILRGGNREQRKQQEIMAAPGAVLRYNEGELHRNMHTQHPSRNINLEIEGAFLRQHQLKFTDLQHSPALKLSLLKIYRESKLADTCSQASIESSLLHLFSNKTSKNTPPWIAQLKALLHDRWNESLSLQELAAQLNVHPVTISKYFPRYFSCTLGEYLRKLRVEKAVDLMQQEGMSLTELAYHCGFFDQSHFIRAFKMYTGFRPKEWANYIQF; translated from the coding sequence ATGCTGAAGTTAGAAAGATCACGATACCTGGGTACCAATGTGCATAGTTTCAGCACAGGAGGCCTCACTATCAGTGAAACCCTCTACCATCAAAAGGTATTCGAAGGCTGGCATTACCATGAGAACCACCACATTACGCTGATACTCAGGGGTGGTAACCGGGAACAAAGGAAACAACAGGAGATCATGGCCGCTCCGGGGGCTGTTTTACGTTATAACGAAGGGGAATTGCACCGGAACATGCATACCCAACACCCTTCCCGGAATATCAATCTTGAGATCGAAGGGGCTTTTTTGCGTCAGCATCAATTAAAATTCACTGATCTGCAACACTCCCCGGCCCTCAAACTCTCCCTTCTGAAGATCTACAGGGAAAGCAAACTGGCGGATACCTGCAGCCAGGCTTCCATCGAGTCCTCCCTCCTGCACCTGTTCAGCAATAAAACATCCAAAAATACCCCGCCCTGGATAGCACAGTTAAAAGCCCTGCTTCACGACCGCTGGAATGAATCACTCTCTTTACAGGAACTCGCTGCCCAGCTCAATGTTCATCCGGTAACTATCTCCAAATACTTTCCCCGTTATTTTTCCTGTACCCTGGGAGAATACCTGCGCAAACTGAGGGTAGAAAAAGCAGTAGACCTGATGCAGCAGGAAGGAATGTCTCTCACGGAACTGGCTTACCATTGCGGTTTCTTTGACCAAAGCCATTTTATCAGGGCATTTAAAATGTACACCGGCTTCCGGCCAAAAGAATGGGCTAATTACATACAATTTTAA